Below is a window of Chryseobacterium arthrosphaerae DNA.
TTTATCTAACGCCTCGTAGATAGAATTATTACTTCTAAATTCAGGTACAATTGTTTTTAGAATTTTTACTACTTCCACCTTATCTCTTCGTAAAGAGGCTTTGGTTATCTGTTTTGTCAACAGATCTATTTCTTCAAATCCCATTGACGGATCTTTGGAAACCATAATCTTTTCATTATGAGTCGGAAGTGTTTTAGCATTATCACTTAACAGCTCTTCATAAAGTTTTTCTCCTGGCCTCAGCCCTGTATAAATAATCTTAATATCTATATTCGGCTCAAGCCCAGAAAGTTTTATCATTCGATTGGCAAGGTCCAGAATCTTAACAGGCTCTCCCATATCAAAAACAAAAATTTCTCCTCCTTCCCCCATTGTTCCTGCCTGAAGAACAAGCTCGCAAGCTTCAGGAATAGTCATGAAGTATCTCACAATATCAGGGTGAGTAATAGTTACCGGACCTCCTGCTTCAATTTGTCTTTTAAAGTGAGGAATCACTGAACCGTTAGACCCTAATACATTTCCAAATCTTGTAGTAATAAACTTTGTGGTATTACCTTCTACATTCTGAAGAGATTGTACAAACAATTCTGCAGCACGTTTAGAGGCTCCCATTACATTTGTTGGGTTCACTGCTTTATCAGTAGACACCATAACAAATCTATTCACTTTATATTTACTTGATAGTCTTGCAACAATTTTCGAACCTAATATATTGACAAAAATGGCCTCGTGAGGATTTTCTTCTACCAAAGGAACATGCTTGTAAGCAGCCGCATGATATACCATAGAAAAATTATACATCTGAAATAAAGATTCCATTCTATGCTGGTTTGAAACATCACCTAAAACAAACTTAAATGCAATATGAGGGAATTTCTCTCTCATTTCAAGCTCAATTTCGTAAAGCGGTGTTTCTGCCTGGTCCAAAACAACAATCAAAGATGGATTTACCAATGCAACCTGTCTTACAATTTCGCTACCAATAGAACCAGCACCACCTGTAACCAATACAGTTTTATCAAAATGTCTGCTTTGAATTTTTTCATTCTGAATTTTAATGGGCTTCCTATTTAATAAATCTTCAATCTGAAGATTTTTAATTGATCCGCCTAAATCGCTGTCTCGCAGTTTTTGTACAGAAGGAGCCTTGAAAACATTCAAATCTTTTTCCAGAAATAAATTCACCCAACTATTCATTTCATCCCTGGCCATCATTTCCTTAACGATGAGGACTCCATCAATGATCAGATCATCTTTTGAATTTTCTTCAATCTTTTGTTTCTCATATATGGGTTTTCCAAGCAGTGAAGCTCTTTTAGAAT
It encodes the following:
- a CDS encoding polysaccharide biosynthesis protein is translated as MYNSLRKTIFGGDNVVNLSDVRYLPRWIILIIDIIILVISLFLSTYIIEKITQKEFIYHDDKSTVFAFIIVVNTVFMYLFKTYAGIIRHSTFIDLFKLLVSCFCTMFTIGTINMFYFWTSGSKFILTPYLILYFVISFMGLFLFRLYVKEFFHIVREYRRSALKKRILVLGIDEQSIAIARAILDNPSLPYQVVGFLTQRTDSKRASLLGKPIYEKQKIEENSKDDLIIDGVLIVKEMMARDEMNSWVNLFLEKDLNVFKAPSVQKLRDSDLGGSIKNLQIEDLLNRKPIKIQNEKIQSRHFDKTVLVTGGAGSIGSEIVRQVALVNPSLIVVLDQAETPLYEIELEMREKFPHIAFKFVLGDVSNQHRMESLFQMYNFSMVYHAAAYKHVPLVEENPHEAIFVNILGSKIVARLSSKYKVNRFVMVSTDKAVNPTNVMGASKRAAELFVQSLQNVEGNTTKFITTRFGNVLGSNGSVIPHFKRQIEAGGPVTITHPDIVRYFMTIPEACELVLQAGTMGEGGEIFVFDMGEPVKILDLANRMIKLSGLEPNIDIKIIYTGLRPGEKLYEELLSDNAKTLPTHNEKIMVSKDPSMGFEEIDLLTKQITKASLRRDKVEVVKILKTIVPEFRSNNSIYEALDK